A single region of the Oncorhynchus keta strain PuntledgeMale-10-30-2019 chromosome 4, Oket_V2, whole genome shotgun sequence genome encodes:
- the LOC118374862 gene encoding BMP and activin membrane-bound inhibitor homolog isoform X3 — protein sequence MCKSELNACFTKVLDPMNTNSPLTHGCLDPIANAADVCSAKNTDALSGGLSTLECCHDDMCNYRGLHDLAHTRESTDHGRYQPESNNPNLVTRVQELASAKEVWFRAAVIAVPIAGGLILVLLIMLALRMLRSENKRLQDQRQQMLSRLHYSFHGHHTKKGHVAKLDLECMVPVTGHENCCLTCDKMRQADLGNDKILSLVHWGMYSGHGKLEFV from the exons ATGTGCAAATCGGAACTAAACGCCTGTTTCACCAAGGTGTTGGACCCTATGAACACGAACTCGCCTCTCACACACGGGTGTCTAGATCCCATAGCAAACGCTGCCGACGTGTGCAGCGCTAAGAACACAGATGCCCTGAGTGGGGGCTTGTCCACACTAGAATGTTGTCACGACGACATGTGTAACTACAGAGGACTACACGACCTGGCGCACACCAGAGAATCTACAG ACCACGGCAGGTACCAGCCTGAgagcaacaaccctaacctgGTCACGCGGGTACAGGAGCTGGCCTCTGCCAAAGAGGTGTGGTTCAGGGCGGCGGTGATTGCGGTGCCTATCGCGGGAGGCCTCATCCTGGTTCTTCTCATCATGCTGGCGTTAAGGATGCTCCGCAGCGAGAACAAGCGGCTGCAGGACCAGAGGCAGCAGATGTTGTCACGGCTCCACTACAGCTTCCATGGCCACCACACTAAGAAGGGCCACGTGGCAAAGCTAGACTTGGAGTGTATGGTGCCTGTGACGGGCCACGAGAACTGCTGCCTCACCTGTGACAAGATGAGACAGGCAGACCTGGGAAATGACAAGATACTGTCACTGGTACACTGGGGGATGTACAGTGGGCACGGGAAGCTGGAGTTCGTATAA
- the LOC118374862 gene encoding BMP and activin membrane-bound inhibitor homolog isoform X1 encodes MDRHSSFICIWLQLELCAIAVLLTKGEIRCYCDAPHCVATGYMCKSELNACFTKVLDPMNTNSPLTHGCLDPIANAADVCSAKNTDALSGGLSTLECCHDDMCNYRGLHDLAHTRESTDHGRYQPESNNPNLVTRVQELASAKEVWFRAAVIAVPIAGGLILVLLIMLALRMLRSENKRLQDQRQQMLSRLHYSFHGHHTKKGHVAKLDLECMVPVTGHENCCLTCDKMRQADLGNDKILSLVHWGMYSGHGKLEFV; translated from the exons ATGGATCGCCATTCCAGTTTCATTTGCATTTGGCTACAACTGGAACTGTGTGCCATAGCTGTTCTTCTTACTAAAG GAGAAATACGGTGTTACTGTGATGCCCCCCACTGCGTGGCCACAGGCTACATGTGCAAATCGGAACTAAACGCCTGTTTCACCAAGGTGTTGGACCCTATGAACACGAACTCGCCTCTCACACACGGGTGTCTAGATCCCATAGCAAACGCTGCCGACGTGTGCAGCGCTAAGAACACAGATGCCCTGAGTGGGGGCTTGTCCACACTAGAATGTTGTCACGACGACATGTGTAACTACAGAGGACTACACGACCTGGCGCACACCAGAGAATCTACAG ACCACGGCAGGTACCAGCCTGAgagcaacaaccctaacctgGTCACGCGGGTACAGGAGCTGGCCTCTGCCAAAGAGGTGTGGTTCAGGGCGGCGGTGATTGCGGTGCCTATCGCGGGAGGCCTCATCCTGGTTCTTCTCATCATGCTGGCGTTAAGGATGCTCCGCAGCGAGAACAAGCGGCTGCAGGACCAGAGGCAGCAGATGTTGTCACGGCTCCACTACAGCTTCCATGGCCACCACACTAAGAAGGGCCACGTGGCAAAGCTAGACTTGGAGTGTATGGTGCCTGTGACGGGCCACGAGAACTGCTGCCTCACCTGTGACAAGATGAGACAGGCAGACCTGGGAAATGACAAGATACTGTCACTGGTACACTGGGGGATGTACAGTGGGCACGGGAAGCTGGAGTTCGTATAA
- the LOC118374862 gene encoding BMP and activin membrane-bound inhibitor homolog isoform X2: MYFFLIFSSYKHSVFFLQGYPREIRCYCDAPHCVATGYMCKSELNACFTKVLDPMNTNSPLTHGCLDPIANAADVCSAKNTDALSGGLSTLECCHDDMCNYRGLHDLAHTRESTDHGRYQPESNNPNLVTRVQELASAKEVWFRAAVIAVPIAGGLILVLLIMLALRMLRSENKRLQDQRQQMLSRLHYSFHGHHTKKGHVAKLDLECMVPVTGHENCCLTCDKMRQADLGNDKILSLVHWGMYSGHGKLEFV, translated from the exons atgtatttttttcttattttcaGCAGCTATAAACATTCCGTTTTTTTCCTGCAGGGCTATCCAA GAGAAATACGGTGTTACTGTGATGCCCCCCACTGCGTGGCCACAGGCTACATGTGCAAATCGGAACTAAACGCCTGTTTCACCAAGGTGTTGGACCCTATGAACACGAACTCGCCTCTCACACACGGGTGTCTAGATCCCATAGCAAACGCTGCCGACGTGTGCAGCGCTAAGAACACAGATGCCCTGAGTGGGGGCTTGTCCACACTAGAATGTTGTCACGACGACATGTGTAACTACAGAGGACTACACGACCTGGCGCACACCAGAGAATCTACAG ACCACGGCAGGTACCAGCCTGAgagcaacaaccctaacctgGTCACGCGGGTACAGGAGCTGGCCTCTGCCAAAGAGGTGTGGTTCAGGGCGGCGGTGATTGCGGTGCCTATCGCGGGAGGCCTCATCCTGGTTCTTCTCATCATGCTGGCGTTAAGGATGCTCCGCAGCGAGAACAAGCGGCTGCAGGACCAGAGGCAGCAGATGTTGTCACGGCTCCACTACAGCTTCCATGGCCACCACACTAAGAAGGGCCACGTGGCAAAGCTAGACTTGGAGTGTATGGTGCCTGTGACGGGCCACGAGAACTGCTGCCTCACCTGTGACAAGATGAGACAGGCAGACCTGGGAAATGACAAGATACTGTCACTGGTACACTGGGGGATGTACAGTGGGCACGGGAAGCTGGAGTTCGTATAA